In the genome of Pseudanabaena mucicola str. Chao 1806, the window TCAATATCATTATTCAATTGTTTTTGGGTTTTGAGAGGACTGGAACTTAACACTAAGTTTGGCGATCGCCAAGCTGTTTTTGTCAGCTATTTGGCATCTATGGCTTAGATTGACCAGAATTATTTTCTAAGCTGGGTGAGCTAACCTGTTGTTTTTTAAATGCAGGTTTAATTTGATTTACTGGTGAAGCCGAAGTTACAGGAGTATTGATTGCTTCGCGGTCTGGAACCACATAAATTGTTTCTACCTGTTGATTGTTCGGCGGCGAGGCAACAAACTTACCTTCACTGACAAGATAGGTAATTGTTTGCGCTTTGATACTATTAACACCTTCTTGGGTAACGACCACATTTCCCGTTAAAACTACACGCTGTTCCTTAGAAAAATACTGGGCTTGCTCGGCGATCGCATCGATTTGTCGGGCGGGATAGCTCATTTTTACGTTACCAGTTGCAGTAACTACACCTGTATTAGTATTTGCTTCCTGCACATCCGCCCGAATTGTCAAAGCTGTATTTGCATTTTGGGCTTGAGTTGCAGGCAGTGAGCTAGTCGCGATTATAAAAAGTGGCAACACAACTAGAAATAACTTACCAATTGATCCAATGGTAAATCTTTGCTTAGTTTTTCCTTTTACCTTTTTTCCTTTGATTCGACCTTTTCCTTGAAATGATGTCTTCATAGATTTTGTACCTTGGCTTCATACAAATTTACAATAGCAATGACTACTTCTTCTATAGATAGACCATCGGTATCCACTAAAGTTGCATCCTCCGCTTGAACCAAGGGTGAAAATTCTCTGGTGGAGTCCTTGCGATCACGTTCAGTAATTTCTTGCTCAAGGGTGGAGAGATCAGGAGCAGATTGACCTTGGGCTATGAGATCTGCATAACGACGTTTAGCACGTTCTTTTGCCGAGGCTGTCAAAAAGATCTTAACTTCAGCGTCAGGAAACACATGGGTTCCGATGTCACGCCCTTCCATGACTACACCACCTGACTGACCAATTAGTTGCTGTTGCTTAACTAAAATTTCACGTACCGAGGGTTGAGCCGCAATTATGGAAACATGATCTGTGATTTCGGGGGTACGAATCTCAGTGGTCACATCTTCACCATTGAGGAGTACTTGCATCGGTTTTCCAAGAATAGGGTTAGCAAATAGTTGGATTTTAGAGTTAGCGGCGATCGCTTGTACTTTTTCTTGATCGCGCAAGTCAATACCTTCACGCAATACTGCTAAAGTGACACTACGATACATAGCACCCGTATCTAAAAACAACAAGCCTAATTTGTTGGCAACCTGTTTTGTAACCGTTGATTTACCCGCACCTGCGGGACCATCGATCGCAATGATCGGTTTTCGGTGGGTAATAGTGTAGCTCA includes:
- a CDS encoding LptA/OstA family protein is translated as MKTSFQGKGRIKGKKVKGKTKQRFTIGSIGKLFLVVLPLFIIATSSLPATQAQNANTALTIRADVQEANTNTGVVTATGNVKMSYPARQIDAIAEQAQYFSKEQRVVLTGNVVVTQEGVNSIKAQTITYLVSEGKFVASPPNNQQVETIYVVPDREAINTPVTSASPVNQIKPAFKKQQVSSPSLENNSGQSKP